The DNA window TAGACAGGGGTGCAAGATCAGGACCTAAAAGAGAGTAAGAGAATTTATTTTTAAAAAATTGAGCAAAATCGTTGGATGCTTTATTTGCTATTTCTTTTTCGTTATGGAGGAAAAGAAGCTTGATAAGCCGAACAAATGGTGGATAACGAAACTTCTGGCGAAAAAGAATCTCGTCGAACATAAAGTCATCATATGTAAACTGAGTGATGTACTTGATAAGAGGGCTGCGCGAAGTTTGGGTTTGAATGATGACAGTGCCCTGGTGATCGCGACGTCCTGCTCTCCCAGCTACTTGAAGCATAAGTTGGAGAGCATGTTCATAAGAACGAAAATCAGGATAAGGATAAAGCAAATCGGCATTGAGAATACCAACCAAATCGACATGGGAAAAGTCTAAACCCTTGGTGACCATTTGCGTACCCACAAGGATATCGATCTCTCGCCGCTCAAATTGATCAAATAGAGCTTGTAATTGCCCAGTCTGACGAACTATATCGTGATCTAAGCGAGCTATTCGAGCATGAGGAAAAAAGGTAAATAGCTCTTCTTCAATACGTTGAGTGCCAACTCCACGCATCAAAATTTTTGGGGAATGACACTGAGGACAAAAACCAGGAATATTTTGCGCATAACCGCAATGATGACAAATAAGTGCGTGTTCATCTCTATGATACGTTAAGTTGGCATCGCAATGCTGGCATGTAGGAGACCAGCCACAAGAGTCACATTCTACCCAAGTGCTATAGCCACGCCTATTTTGAAAAAGAATGATTTGCTTTTCTCGTTGTAATGTTTGTTTGATTTGTTGAAAAAGCAAAGGAGTCAACGACCCTCGCATTTCCTTCCGCGCAATATGCGGACGCATGTTTACGATATGTATCACCGGAGGGATAGCATCTCCATAGCGTTGCCTGAGGTGAACTAACGTTATTTTGCCAGTTTTAGCAAGATGATAAGCATCAAGCGATGGTGTAGCAGAACCAAGGATGACCGGCACATGTGTTATCTTACCAAGCATGAGAGCTGTGTCGCGAGCATGATAACGAGGAGCTTCTGTTTGTTTATAGCTTGTATCATGTTCTTCGTCCACAACTATAAGTCCCAATGAATCAAAAGGAAGAAAAATCGCTGAGCGCGCTCCCACAACTACTCCCACTCGACCTTCCAACATTTCTTTCCATATTTTTGTTCGTTCTCGGTTAGTTGTACGTGAATGATACATCCAAACTGGCACATCATTTCCCAACCAGTTTTGAATTCGTTTCACCATAAATTCCGTCAACGAAATTTCAGGTAGAAGGAATAAAACCTGTTTTCTTTGTTTTAAAGCTTCCTGAATAAGATGAATGTAAATGATTGTCTTCCCACTTCCTGTTGGGCCGTAAAGTAATACGTTTTTCCCACTTGAAAAAGATTTATGAATTTGCTCAATAGCACGTTGTTGATCATCTGTCAATTGAACAGAAGGAAAAGAAAATCCCTTGCATTGAGAAGCAGGAGATTTATTTTCAGTTTTAAAAAATTCTATAATTCCTTTCTTTTCCAGTGCTTTCAAGGCAGTACTACTAAAAGATTTCTGAACAATTTTTTTCTCAGGATAATGCCCTTCATTTAAAGATTCAATAATCTTCAGAAGTACATGGTATTGGTTTGGACTCTTACGTTCGAGTTGCTGTAGAACAAGAGAAAGTTGATTTTCATCTTCGTAGTGAGCAGTTAATCGTATACATATTGTTTGATGAGGAAGTATATTGTCTTTCATATATTCTTCCCTTAACAATATCTTTTTTTCAAGCATTATTTGGAGTAGTGAGCGAATTTTAGATTTTCCAAGTAAAGATGAAATTTTACCCTCTCGAATTTTTTTATGTTGTTCCAAATAATAAACCAATTTCTTTTCATTTGGGGTCAAGGGTAAATTTTTGTTCCACTCTGGGTTAAGCGTGAAAACACTTTCGCTTTCCAAGCGAAGATTACTGGGAAAAGCAGCGTTTATGATTTCTCCAAGAGTGCACATGTAATATTCGGCTATCCATTTCCAAAAACTTAGTTGCCAGCCGGTTATTACAGGTTTCATATCCACAACCGATTCAATAGATTTTACGACGTAACTTACTTGCGGAGGGGTAGTAATAATTTCAGAAATCAAGGCTGTGTATTTTCGACGCTTACCAAACGAAACTATTACTCTTTTTCCGATGGAAACTTCATGTTCCAAATTCTTAGGCACAAAATAAAGATACGAACCATCAACGCGAAGAGGAAGGATAACTTTAACCCACATCAAAGCATGTTATATTTCAAAAGATCACATATCCACTGCTTATCTGGCTGATGGATTGGGGTTTTTAAATATTCAAGTAAACGTTCTGGATCATCATCGGTTACTACAGAAACATGTTCCAATCGAACAAAACGATGATCAGTCAAGTGATGCAGCAAGCGCAAAAGTGGATCAAAGAAATGATTGATGTTGAACAAACCAATTGGTTTTAAATGAGTGCCTAACTGCACGGCTGTGAGTACTTCGAAAAATTCATCCATGGTTCCAATTCCACCAGGAAGAACAACAAAAGCATCAGCATTGTCAAGTATGAACTTTTTTCTTTCCTGCATGTTTTCTACTACATGCAAATCTATATTTTGGTGTACAACTCCCATGGAAAGCATAAAAGAAGGAACAACGCCCAGAATTGGAATATGATGCTTTAGAGCACTTTCAGCTACAACACCCATGAGGCCAGTATTCCCCCCCCCGTAAATTATTCTTATATTTTTCTGTGCTAAAAGTTTAATCAGTTCTTTTGTTTGCTTTTCAAATCTCGAGTCGTCTCCAAGAGAAGCCCCACAAAAAATGCCCAAATTCCTAAACATGAATGTTTTTTTACAAATATAAAAATTCTCATTTGCTTCCTAAATACCTTGTACTTTACTTTAATGATGTTAACTTTGTATTAAAATAAACAATATGACTAAAAACCACATTACTACTGAAAAAATTGAGCAATTTTACGACGATTACGTTGAAAGGCAAATCAAGGCAGGAATCAATGAAAGACATATTTCTATATTTGAAAAGCTTATTAAGGCTGGTTTAAAAAAACATCATACAGTTTTGGAGGTAGGTTGTGGAATAGGTACTCTTACGAGCTTATTAGCACCTTTTTTAAAGAATGGATATCTTTTATCCATGGATTTAAGTAAGAAAAGTATTGCTGAAGCAAAAAAATTTCTAGGTCATTTTAAAAATCTAACTTTAATACATGGTGATTTTTTGAATTATTCATTTCATGAGACTTTCGATGTGATTGTTTTTCCTGATGTTATAGAACATATTCCTTTAGAATTTCATGAGAAGCTTTTTCAAAAATGCACTCAGTTATTACGTCCTAAAGGATTTATTTTTATTCATATTCCCAATCCCTATTACATTGAATGGCTTCACATACATCAACCAGAGTCGTTGCAAATAATTGATCAACCAATACATCTCAGTACCCTTCTTAAGTTTACTGAGCCACATCATTTGATTATAACCAAATATGAAACTTATTCTATTTGGTTCAAAGACGGAGATTACCAGTACATTATCCTTCAAAAAAAAGATGCCTTTGATTTTACTGTTCAAAAAAAAGAAAAAACTAACATTATTCAACGAATAAAGAGAAAAATTAGCTTTCTTAAATTTTTTTCTTTCTAAGAATTTATCTTACCGCACTACTGAACATTCGCCTGAAACGTATTTTCCCTCCAAACAAGGGTTTATCTTTGTCGAGGCTTAGCCAGATAAAAAGAGGTCTACCCACAATGTGATCTTCTGGAACAAAGCCCCAAAAACGACTATCAGCAGAATTATGACGATTATCTCCCATCATGAAGTAGTAATCCATTTTGAAGGTATATGTATTGGTTTGTTGACCATTGATATAAATCTTGCCATCACGAATTTGAAGCTCATTTCCTTCGTAGATCGAAATAATTCTTTTATAAAGATGAATGTTTATGGTATCGAGTTGAACAGTTTCACCAGCTTTGGGTATACGAAGTGGCCCAAAGTTATCCTTGTTCCATGGATAGGCAGGATGGTGTGGAAAAATTCGCGGATCCCATTTATTGCTATCAAATAACGGACGTGGTGGTTCTTTAAGATATGAACCCATATTTGCCACAACCTGATCGTACATATCACGAGTTAGCGGAACTACAATAGCATTGGAAAAATTGTAATACTGAGCAAGTCTTAATCCATCTGAAAAATCCTTCTGACTTACCCCCATTTTCTTGATCATCCTAATCTTTGGAAAATCTTCTTCTTTAAAAAGGAGAGCATAATTTACTTCCTTATTTTCAGGATCAGGTATAAGTTGGCCATTTACGTAAAGAATCTGATTTTTCAATTGAATAACATCTCCTGGTAATCCTACACAACGTTTCACATAATTATCTCTCTTGTCGGAAGGGTGGACTCGAATAGGACTTTGTTGAAGTAAGTAAAGACGTGCCTGATTAAGAAATTGAAAATAATTACTATCACTTAATCCAGCCTGTCGTGCCATTTCAACAGCTACTTCGATTTGCAATCCATAGTAGGTAGCAGCAGGATTGTTTAACCATACCGTATCTCCCCCGGGGAAATTAAACACCACAATATCGTAACGCTCAATAGGTTTGAGACGTGGATACCGATAAAAAGGCAAACGAATAAAATCCCAATATGATTTCCCTCCCAAAAAAGAATTATGTGTTAGTGGTATGGTCAGAAAAGTCTGGGGAATGCGACTACCAAAAGTAAACTTATCCACAAATAAAAAATCACCAACAAGCAAGGTCTTTTCCATTGAGGGAGTAGGAATGGTATAAGCTTCGATAAAAAACATGCGTATGATACTTGCAGCAACTACAGCCCATATGAGATCTTCAATGCCCGTGAGAAATTTGCTTCTTTTAACTTTGATCTGCTGATCAGGTGGAGTGAAAGAAAGTTTAGGATTAAAACCTAAATAAGGTAAATACACGAAAGGAAAAATAATAGAAAGCAATTGATGCCAAAAGGAATATTTATTAAAAGCTTTTAGTGTTTCGACAATGAGCAGCATGATCATAAAAATGTTGATTGCAGGAACTAAGCAAAAAACAAACCACCACCAACGCTTGTCCACCAATCTTACCCAATACCAACAATTTACAACTGGTATGATGGCTTTCCAAATAGGTTCTCCAGCTTTTTTGAAAATTCCAATCAAGCCAACCCACGCAAGAAGAAATAAGAAAATGGTAAATAACAAAACAAAATCCATAATGATATTTTTTCCAAAGTTAGATTTTTATTGCGTATATTTTTTCAAAAATATCCATAAAATGAAAAAAACCAACAGGTCTTGTTTGATCAAGCCATTCAAGGGCATCTAGGGCACCACATACAAATCCCTCACGACTTTGTGCTTTATGTTCAATTACGATTTCATCAAAAGAGCTGGTGAAAGAAAGTCGATGCTTTCCAATCACTTGTTCTTCACGAAAAGATTCAATCCATAAGTGTTTTTCTTTGGGTATTGAAGACCAACCTAACAATTCTGAATAAGACGAAAGCAACAATTCAGCCATAGTAATAGCCGTACCACTAGGGGCATCTTTCTTGGTGATATGATGAGTTTCTTCAATCTTCACATCATAGCGGTGCAAAGAGGAAAAAATTTTTGCAGCCAAAAGGGTTAGCTTAAATAAAGCATTAACACCTGGACTGTAATTACTTCCATATACGATACAACCACGATGTTTCAAGCAATAATCTTTAACTTCCTGCAAGCTATGATACCAACCGGTAGTACCACACACAACTGGTAGAGATAAATCTACACAACGTTTTAGGTTCACCACAGCAGAAGTGGGCTCAGTGAATTCTAAGGCAATCACATCATCGTCGACTTTCTGGGGCCAGGGGTCATCTTTATCAATGATGGTTAAAATTTCTATCCCCTTTTTTCGACAAGCATTCTCCAATTCACGTCCCATTTTTCCATAACCAATAATGACTACTTTCATACTTCTATCATTTCAAAAACAAAACCTCAACATTAAACCTTTTGCTTTCGTATTTATGACTGGATATATCGAAATTTTCCTTACATCATCGATTTGAATTGAAAAATCAAAGAAATGGGCATACACATATGCATCAAGTATGTTCAGTGCATAGAACAAGGAAAAACCTATAATAGAGAGTTCTGTATTTCTGCGGTAAAAAGACATGATATCGAGTAAATTTTGTTCGGAGTAATAAGGAAAAGGATCCATTGTCAGTGAATCATTGTCTGTTCTCGCTAGATATGCTTTTTTGTAATCTTTATAATACTGATAATTCGTGTAAGCTAAATAACCCGTTGCAACTAAACCACCTATATACAATGGTGCTTTCCAGTACTGACGGTTATAAACCTGACCACTACCCGGTAAAAAGGCAGACAAGATAAGAGCTTTTTGGGGTGAATGCATGCCTTTCTCTTCTTGGGAAAAAGAATATGAAAAAGTAAACCAAATGAAACTGAGAAAAAATAATTTATGAAACATTTTCAAAAAAGTGAATCAATGAGAGAAGTTCTTCTTCATTTCTGAAATGTATAATAATCGATCCGCTTTTTTTCTTTTGAACTATTTTTACTTTGAATCCCTTTTGTTGAAATTTCTGTTGAAGCTCATCTAAATATGGATGTTTCGGTTGATGAGTAGTTTTCTTCTTCGATGAAGAAGATTGCTGAATTTTTCTTACCCATTCTTCAACTTGACGTACTGAAAGACCTTTTTCTAGTATTTTTTGAGTAATCTCCAACTGTAAGTTTTCATTAGGCAAGGTAATAATAGCGCGTGCATGACCCATGGAAATTTTGCCTTCTTTAATAGCGGCCTGAACTTCAATGGGAAGCTTTAGCAGACGTAAGTAGTTAGCTATAGTAGACCGATTTTTCCCAATTTTTTCGCTTAACTGTTCTTGAGTGAGATGATATTCTTCAATGAGTTTCTCAAAGGAAAGAGCAATATCAATAGCATTGAGATCTTCACGTTGAATGTTCTCGATAAGTGCCATCTGAAGTAGATCTGTTTCGGAAGCATCACGTATAAAAACAGGTATGGTTTTTAATCCCACCATTTTAGCAGCTTTGAGTCGACGTTCACCAGAAATAAGTTGATAGGTTCCATCCGGCATCTTTCTAACCGTAAGTGGTTGAATAATACCAAAGCTTTTGATTGATTCGGCTAATTCTTTTAATTTTTCTTCTTCAAATGTATTACGTGGCTGATAGGGATTAGCAATAATTAGATCAATATCTATGAAAGGAAAAGCTAAGGATGTAATACTTTCATCCACATCTAGCAAAGCCCCCAGGCCTCTTCCTAAAGCTTTCCTCTTTTGTGGATTGGTTGCATTCATAAATTAAGTTCTTTGTTTTGATTTCGGCTTAAAATTTCCTTCGCCAAATTTAGATAAGCAATGGCACCTTTACTTTCAATATCGTAAGTAATTACACTTTCACCAAAAGAAGGAGCTTCTCCCAATTTGGTATTACGAGGAATGATGGTCTGAAAAACCATGTACTGAAAATGGTTTCTGACCTCATCTACAACCTGATTTGAAAGACGTAATCTTGCATCATACATGGTGAGAAGTATGCCTTCGATCGTTAATGCTTGATTGAGTTTTGTCTGTACGAGTTTGATGGTGTTCAGCAATTTACCAAGCCCTTCTAAAGCAAAATATTCACATTGAA is part of the Bacteroidales bacterium genome and encodes:
- the priA gene encoding primosomal protein N', encoding MWVKVILPLRVDGSYLYFVPKNLEHEVSIGKRVIVSFGKRRKYTALISEIITTPPQVSYVVKSIESVVDMKPVITGWQLSFWKWIAEYYMCTLGEIINAAFPSNLRLESESVFTLNPEWNKNLPLTPNEKKLVYYLEQHKKIREGKISSLLGKSKIRSLLQIMLEKKILLREEYMKDNILPHQTICIRLTAHYEDENQLSLVLQQLERKSPNQYHVLLKIIESLNEGHYPEKKIVQKSFSSTALKALEKKGIIEFFKTENKSPASQCKGFSFPSVQLTDDQQRAIEQIHKSFSSGKNVLLYGPTGSGKTIIYIHLIQEALKQRKQVLFLLPEISLTEFMVKRIQNWLGNDVPVWMYHSRTTNRERTKIWKEMLEGRVGVVVGARSAIFLPFDSLGLIVVDEEHDTSYKQTEAPRYHARDTALMLGKITHVPVILGSATPSLDAYHLAKTGKITLVHLRQRYGDAIPPVIHIVNMRPHIARKEMRGSLTPLLFQQIKQTLQREKQIILFQNRRGYSTWVECDSCGWSPTCQHCDANLTYHRDEHALICHHCGYAQNIPGFCPQCHSPKILMRGVGTQRIEEELFTFFPHARIARLDHDIVRQTGQLQALFDQFERREIDILVGTQMVTKGLDFSHVDLVGILNADLLYPYPDFRSYEHALQLMLQVAGRAGRRDHQGTVIIQTQTSRSPLIKYITQFTYDDFMFDEILFRQKFRYPPFVRLIKLLFLHNEKEIANKASNDFAQFFKNKFSYSLLGPDLAPLSKIQDQYIFQLLIKLPKDNNLLRTKQTINDLIAHIHDKYPSNLKIIVDVDPI
- a CDS encoding TIGR00730 family Rossman fold protein; this encodes MFRNLGIFCGASLGDDSRFEKQTKELIKLLAQKNIRIIYGGGNTGLMGVVAESALKHHIPILGVVPSFMLSMGVVHQNIDLHVVENMQERKKFILDNADAFVVLPGGIGTMDEFFEVLTAVQLGTHLKPIGLFNINHFFDPLLRLLHHLTDHRFVRLEHVSVVTDDDPERLLEYLKTPIHQPDKQWICDLLKYNML
- a CDS encoding class I SAM-dependent methyltransferase, with protein sequence MTKNHITTEKIEQFYDDYVERQIKAGINERHISIFEKLIKAGLKKHHTVLEVGCGIGTLTSLLAPFLKNGYLLSMDLSKKSIAEAKKFLGHFKNLTLIHGDFLNYSFHETFDVIVFPDVIEHIPLEFHEKLFQKCTQLLRPKGFIFIHIPNPYYIEWLHIHQPESLQIIDQPIHLSTLLKFTEPHHLIITKYETYSIWFKDGDYQYIILQKKDAFDFTVQKKEKTNIIQRIKRKISFLKFFSF
- the lepB gene encoding signal peptidase I — its product is MDFVLLFTIFLFLLAWVGLIGIFKKAGEPIWKAIIPVVNCWYWVRLVDKRWWWFVFCLVPAINIFMIMLLIVETLKAFNKYSFWHQLLSIIFPFVYLPYLGFNPKLSFTPPDQQIKVKRSKFLTGIEDLIWAVVAASIIRMFFIEAYTIPTPSMEKTLLVGDFLFVDKFTFGSRIPQTFLTIPLTHNSFLGGKSYWDFIRLPFYRYPRLKPIERYDIVVFNFPGGDTVWLNNPAATYYGLQIEVAVEMARQAGLSDSNYFQFLNQARLYLLQQSPIRVHPSDKRDNYVKRCVGLPGDVIQLKNQILYVNGQLIPDPENKEVNYALLFKEEDFPKIRMIKKMGVSQKDFSDGLRLAQYYNFSNAIVVPLTRDMYDQVVANMGSYLKEPPRPLFDSNKWDPRIFPHHPAYPWNKDNFGPLRIPKAGETVQLDTINIHLYKRIISIYEGNELQIRDGKIYINGQQTNTYTFKMDYYFMMGDNRHNSADSRFWGFVPEDHIVGRPLFIWLSLDKDKPLFGGKIRFRRMFSSAVR
- a CDS encoding 4-hydroxy-tetrahydrodipicolinate reductase, with product MKVVIIGYGKMGRELENACRKKGIEILTIIDKDDPWPQKVDDDVIALEFTEPTSAVVNLKRCVDLSLPVVCGTTGWYHSLQEVKDYCLKHRGCIVYGSNYSPGVNALFKLTLLAAKIFSSLHRYDVKIEETHHITKKDAPSGTAITMAELLLSSYSELLGWSSIPKEKHLWIESFREEQVIGKHRLSFTSSFDEIVIEHKAQSREGFVCGALDALEWLDQTRPVGFFHFMDIFEKIYAIKI
- a CDS encoding DUF5683 domain-containing protein; its protein translation is MHSPQKALILSAFLPGSGQVYNRQYWKAPLYIGGLVATGYLAYTNYQYYKDYKKAYLARTDNDSLTMDPFPYYSEQNLLDIMSFYRRNTELSIIGFSLFYALNILDAYVYAHFFDFSIQIDDVRKISIYPVINTKAKGLMLRFCF
- a CDS encoding ParB/RepB/Spo0J family partition protein; protein product: MNATNPQKRKALGRGLGALLDVDESITSLAFPFIDIDLIIANPYQPRNTFEEEKLKELAESIKSFGIIQPLTVRKMPDGTYQLISGERRLKAAKMVGLKTIPVFIRDASETDLLQMALIENIQREDLNAIDIALSFEKLIEEYHLTQEQLSEKIGKNRSTIANYLRLLKLPIEVQAAIKEGKISMGHARAIITLPNENLQLEITQKILEKGLSVRQVEEWVRKIQQSSSSKKKTTHQPKHPYLDELQQKFQQKGFKVKIVQKKKSGSIIIHFRNEEELLSLIHFFENVS